TCCAGCGTTCGTCCAGGAGCAGGCGACCGCGCAGGGGTTCGATCTCGAACCGCGAGTCGTCGCGGTGCAGCACCAGGCGCATGGGCTGTTGCCCGGGCACCGAGGTGCGCATCTCCAGCCGCTCGCCGAGGCTCCAGAAACCCAGCAGGCCGATGCCGTACTGGCCCTGGGTCATCAGGGCGTGGCGTTCCTGCACCGACAGATTGCGTTTTCGCGAGTGGCCGATGTTGGTGGCGATGAAGCGCAGGGCGGCGGTGCGGTCGAACTCGGGGATCACGCCGTTTCCGTCGTCCCAGATGCGCAGGCAGGGCGTGCCCTTCACCCGCAGGCGGGTGATGCGGACATTGCCCGCACCGGCGTCGAGGCTGTTCTGGACCAGTTCGGCCAGGGCCTTGCGCGGGTCTGGCTGCGAATAGGCGAGCCAACGGATCAGCTCGAACGGATCGTGAGGACGGACCGTGCCGCGGAGGCTGTCGTTCGGTATTTTTCGTTTCGGGGGCAAGCGGTCCTCCATCGTTCGGCCCGGATCCGGGCAGCTTAGGACACGACCATCCCGGATACAACGAGAGAGGCGCCCGCGCGCCTCCCTCCTCCAGCGGGATGTCTTCGATCCGCCTACAGCCAGAACACGACCCCCACCAGCACCTTCCCCGCCGTCCCCTCCTCGTCGACCGGCACCGTGACCGACGTCGAACCGCCGGAGCCTTCGTAGGTGGCGGTGACCTTGTCCCAGTTGATCGCCTCGTAGCGCAGCGCGCCGTGCAGGGAGACCTTGCGGCTCAGCATCACGTGGACGCCGCCGCCCAGGGCCATGCCCGGGCCCTCGGCCTTGTAGAGCAGGTCGGCCTGCTGCGACTCCACGGTGAAGCCGCCGAGACCGCCGAAGACGTAGGGGCGGACCTTCTGGCCGGCGCGGAACAGGTAGACGGCGTCGAAGGTGCCGCCGCCGACGCGGATCTTGACGTCCGGGTCGCTGGTCTCGTGCTCGGCCGCGGCGGCGAACAGGCGCACCTGGAAGTTCGGCGTGAACAGGTAGCCGATCTGCAGGCCGGCGCCGGGGGCCGTCTCCTCGATGAAGAGGGTGGCGGCGTCCTCGTTGGCGCCGACCGTGCTCGAGACGATGTCGAAGCCGAGCAGCCAGCGGCCGCCGAAGTCGCCTTCGGCCGCGGCGGGCGCGGCGGCGGCGAGGCAGATCAGCAGGACGATTGCGGTCACGTGCCGCAGGGTGCGTCGGGCGTTCATGGCGTGTCTCCTTCGTCGGGTGTGGCGTCCAGGCCGTAGGCCTGGATCTTCTTGTGCAGGTTGGTGCGGTCGATGTTCAGCAGGCGGGCGGCCTGCGAGACGTTGCCGCCGGTCTCGGCGAGGCAGGCGGCGATGGTGGCGGCCTCGAAGCGGCGGCGGGCCTCCACCAGCCCCCCCAGCTCCTGGACCGCGGCCGCGGACAGCGGGCGCAGCGGCCCGGCCCCGGCGGGCGCCGACGCGGCGGCGGGCGCGGTGATGACACCGGTGCGTCGCAGGTCCTCGGGGCCCACGACCTCCCCGGCGGCCATGATCGCCAGGCGCTCCACCGCGTTGTGCAATTCGCGCACGTTGCCCGGCCAGGGCAGGCCGGCGAGCAGGCGCAACGCGTCGGGGTGGAAGCGGCGCGGGGGCAGGGCGTTCTCGTCGCAGTAGCGCGCCAGGAAGTGCTCGGCGAGCAGGGGCACGTCGCCGGGGCGCTCGCGCAGGGGCGGCACCGTCACCGGCACCACGTTGAGGCGGAAGAACAGGTCTTCGCGGAAGCGGCCGGCGCGCACGTCACGCTCGAGGTCGCGGTTGGTGGCCGCGATCACGCGCACGTCGACGGCCACGGTCCCCTGGCCGCCGACGGGCTCGACCTCGCCCTCCTGCAGGGCGCGCAGCACCTTGGCCTGGGCGCGCTGGCTCATGTCCCCGATCTCGTCCAGGAACAGGGTGCCGCCGTCGGCCTGCTGGAACTTGCCCTCGCGCGTGGCGTCGGCGCCGGTGTAGCTGCCCTTGATCGCGCCGAACAGCT
The sequence above is drawn from the bacterium genome and encodes:
- a CDS encoding outer membrane beta-barrel protein, producing the protein MNARRTLRHVTAIVLLICLAAAAPAAAEGDFGGRWLLGFDIVSSTVGANEDAATLFIEETAPGAGLQIGYLFTPNFQVRLFAAAAEHETSDPDVKIRVGGGTFDAVYLFRAGQKVRPYVFGGLGGFTVESQQADLLYKAEGPGMALGGGVHVMLSRKVSLHGALRYEAINWDKVTATYEGSGGSTSVTVPVDEEGTAGKVLVGVVFWL
- a CDS encoding sigma-54 dependent transcriptional regulator, encoding MKQRILIVDDEPNIRRTFGMVLRTEGFATEEAGTGEDALAFCERERVDLVVLDVRLPGIDGLETLRRLRARDPQLPVVMISGHGSIATAVEATREGAFDFLEKPCSRERVVLAVRNALRVRALDGEVRAHGERERGRRLMIGESAALQAIREQIRLAAPPPARILIHGESGTGKELVARALHDLSPRAGGPFVKVNCAAIPEELIESELFGAIKGSYTGADATREGKFQQADGGTLFLDEIGDMSQRAQAKVLRALQEGEVEPVGGQGTVAVDVRVIAATNRDLERDVRAGRFREDLFFRLNVVPVTVPPLRERPGDVPLLAEHFLARYCDENALPPRRFHPDALRLLAGLPWPGNVRELHNAVERLAIMAAGEVVGPEDLRRTGVITAPAAASAPAGAGPLRPLSAAAVQELGGLVEARRRFEAATIAACLAETGGNVSQAARLLNIDRTNLHKKIQAYGLDATPDEGDTP